A window of Aurantibacillus circumpalustris genomic DNA:
CCCGGACAATCTTTTCTTCAATTTCCATTCTTTTTTTTAGCGCATGTGTCGGCAAAGCTATTCGATTATCCACCTGATGGTTTTTCCTTCCCTTATCAGCTGGGAATGGGCATAGCGGCGATGTTTTACACCTTGTTGGGATTATTCTTCTTGCAGAAATTATTATTTAATGTATCGCAAAATAGAAGACTTTCTATTTACTTTACCCTACTTGTTTTTTTTGCAACGAACCTTTTTACCTATTCCATTTTTGCGGGTTGTTATACCCATTGTTATTCTTTTGCATTTATAAGTATAAGTCTGTTTTTTGCACAAAAGTTTTTTAATCAGGAAGAAAGCAAACTTTTTAATTTACTAGCATTTGCTACAAGTGCTGCTATTGTTATCTTCTTAAGACCGGTGAATATTATTCTTTTGATTAGCACTTTGTATTTTTTCAAAACGTTTCCTCTTGCAAGAATTTTTAACGGTAAAAAAAATGTTGCTGCTATTGGAGCTGTGTTTCTGCTTTTCTTTTTTGTCGTGATTTATAACATGGGAATTACATACTTACAGACAAAGTCTTTAATAGCAAATACATACACCATTGGCGCGTTTTATTTTAATGACTGGAGTCACGTCTGGGATAATTTTTTCGGATTTCAGAATGGAATATTGTGGTACACGCCGATTATATTGTTATGTTTTATTCCTTTGTTGTTTTGCCGAAGAAATCCCAAAATTCTTTTTTTAGTAGCTCCGGTTCTTCTTATAATTTTACTTTACAGTTTTTGGTTTTATTGGAACATTGTAAACCGCACACTGGTTGATTTTTCTGGCATTTTGGCTCTATTGCTTTTAATTTTATTTGGCCGTGTTAATGACAATTCAAAAGTTTATAAAACACTATTACTTATTTCTTTTCTGTGTATTCCCTTTTTTCAATTAAAAGCATACCAATTGAGAAACGGCATTTTAAATAGTAGTTACACCTATTGGCACTATTACGCAAGGCATTTTTTCACGGTTGGACATGCGGATGTGTTTCCAATAAATCCTAAAACAATTAAACAGCAACAAGATTATTTTTACGATTTCGAACAAGAAGAAGGGAGTACTGTTTCTTCGGAAAAAGCTTTTGATGGCAAGAAATCAGCAGTTTTGAATGAACAAGTCGAATACAACTGCTCTAAAACGTTCACAGTGCCTGGGTTTTTTGATAAATCAGGATTTAAAAAAGTTAAAGCATCTTTCTGGTTTTATCGCACAGAAGAAATGAAGAATGTTCAGTTTGTATTTTCTTTTGCCAAAAAGGAGAATGTGATTTATAATCATCCTTTCTACATAAACACCACAACTAAGGCCAATAAGTGGGATTTAAAGGAGTTTGGAATGGATTTACCAGAGGATGTAAGTGTTGGAGATAAACTTGTGGTATATTTTTGGAATCCAGATAAACGCAGCAGTGTATTCATTGATAATTTTAAATTAGAATTTGTACTGAAAGATGGATCTGATGAAATAACACTTAATAAATAATCGTAACTTTGACCTTTTAAAACCCCCTGCCATGGACAACAAAATCGTAGAAGAATTCACAAATATGAGCTCTAAATTATTAAAGAGCTACACTACCTTAAATCAAATTGATGAGGTAGATATTGCATCCACTCCTAAAACGGCAGTGTACAATGAGGATAAACTCACCTTATACCGCTACGATAGAGATAGCGATGCAACGTTTAAAACCCCTGTTTTAATTGTATATGCTTTAGTGAATACCTACAAAATGTTGGATCTTCAGCCAGACCGTAGTTATATAAAAAATCTTATCAATGCGGGTATGGATGTGTACCTTATTGATTGGGGTTTTCCAGGTAAAAGTGATCGTTATTTAAGCATGGACGATTATGTAAATGGTTACATAAATAATTGTGTAGATTTTATTCGTAAAAAACACCGTCTTGAGAGCATCAATATTTTAAGTATCTGTCAAGGTGGAACCCTAAGTGTGATTTATTCTTCTCTTTATCCAAGTAAAGTAAAAAATTTGGTAACGCATGTTACACCTATTGATTTTAGTACAAATGACGGTCTTTTATTTCGTTGGAGTAAAGACATGGATTTTGATCTTTTAGTAGATGGGAATCATGGTTTAATTCCGGGAAATTTTTTAAATGACGGATTTGATATGCTGAAACCGATGATGAAGGTACAGAAACAACAAGCTCTTACAAATGTATTAGACGATAAAGACAAACTTCTGAATTTTTTACGAATGGAGAAATGGATCAGTGAAAGTCCTGATCAAGCAGGAGAATGTTTCCGTCAGTTTATGAAAGATTTGTATCAGAAAAATAAATTAGTAAAAGGTGAATTAGAAGTGGGAGGCAAAAAAGTAAATCTTAAAAACTTAACTTCTCCATTATTAAATATTTTTGCAACGGAAGATCACTTGGTTCCTCCAGCTGCAACAAAACCTCTTAACGACTTAGTTGGAAGTACAGACAAAGAATTGTACAGTTTTAAAGGTGGACATATTGGTGTGTTTGTTGGAAGTAAATCTCAAAAAGAGCTTGCGCCTGCTGTTGCCGATTGGTTGAAGAAGAGAGATAAATAGTAAATGGAAGATGTAAAAGGGAAAATGTGAGATGGGGATTTGGGATAAGCAACCTTAATAAAAAATGATATAGATGCGGTGCCTTGGTGCCGCATTTTTTTTAGTAGTTTAGAAAAATGAAATCTGCAAGTTTAAGTGAATTAAAAAAAGAACTGATCGAATTGCCACCAAAGCAATTGGCGGAACTTTGTATTTCTCTTGCAAAATATAAAAAAGACAATAAAGAATTTTTGGGGTATTTATTATTTGAGTCGCACGACAATGCCGCTTTTGTTATAGAAATTAAATTAGAAATTGATGCTCACTTTGAAGAACTAAAGAGCCAGTCTAATCTTTATTACACAAAAAAAAGTCTGCGAAAACTATTGCGCATTATTACGAAGTACTGTAAATACGTTAGTGATAAAGCTATTTCAGCAGAACTTCATATTTATTTTTGTCTCAAATTAAAAGAATCGGGTATTCCATTTAAAAAAAGTCAGTTGTTGGTGAATATGTACGAACAGCAATTAAAAAAAATAAACACCTTCATCAGTACTTTACATGAAGACATTCAGAACGATTATGCTGCTGATCTTGAAAAAATAAGTTTTTAAGAAATGGAAGGACTGAATCCGCAACTACTGTTAGATCTCGTAAACACAACTATGCCATTTGGCAAGTACAAAGGGACTTTGTATTACCGTTTACCTGTTAGTTATCTGGAATGGTTTGCGCGCAAAGGTGGATTTCCTCCAGGGAAAACAGGCATGCTTTTATCTACGCTTTACGAAATAAAATTAAACGGCTTGGAGTTTTTATTGGAAAGGATTAAGAAAGAGCAGTCGTTGAAGAGATAGTCTAAAATTAAAGAAGATCAAGGTTTTTGTATCACACAAACAACCGAAAGCCCCATTTTCTTGAGAACAATTTTGTCGATAAACTTAAACACAGGAACAAAAGTATTGTATAATCTCATTTCGCCCGCCGGAATGGTTTTGTGTTTTAAGATCCTGCCGCTGATCCACCAGGCTAAAATACCAGTAGCATTAAAGTAAAAAGATTTTTTAATGGGCGCGTGTTTACTCATTAATTTAGAAAGAGAGGTTCTATTGTAACGTTTAAAATGTTCGAGAGAAAGATCAATGTCGTTATAAAGCGCTTGGTATGCAGGAACCAAAATGGTCATTTGTCCACCAGGTTTTAATAAACTTAGCATGTTTTTAATTGCCAGATCATCATCTTTAATGTGTTCAACAACGTTTAATGCGAAAACACTGTTGAAACTCGAAAGTAAAGAAGCGTATGTTTTGTCAAAATCTGTATGCGCTATATCAATATCTAAAACATGATTGGTATCTAACTTAAATTTGTCGCTAAGAATACTTCTGTAATTTTCACGGATATCAGAGAGGTAAATATCTTTTTTGTCAGAGATAAAAAAATCGGAGATGTTACCAACACCACTACCGATTTCTAAAATTTTTCCATTGCAGAAGGGGCTAACTATTTGATAAAGCCAACGATTAAATTTGGCAGCGGATGAAATGACATCTAAAATCTCGAGTCCTTCTGCGTCAATATCTTTGTACTCAAATTTTTGTTGCGGTTCACTACTCATTCTTAATTTCAGCCTGAAAAAATTATTGGCAAAAATACTTTAAATCCATGTACATTTCCATAAAATATGTGATATTTTTCTGATTTTAGACGATAGATGGTAAGTTTTTAATCTATGTAACGGTTTCAGACGTTTTTTCCTAATATACATAGCAAACATTAGTCAGTCTTCCGTGATGATAATAAAAACACCAACTACTTATTAATAAAATAACTTGTTAATTCAGAGGTGGCGGTCACTGCTACACCATTTCCAGCATAAGATGTTCCATATCCTGTTAGACGTTCATATTTTATTTGACCCACATCTTTTGTATAGTAAGTTCTATAAAGGTAAGTAATGGCAGGGCTATTATCATGGTAAATATATCCGAAAATAACGAGTGTCGGATAATATGAATGTCCATTAATAATAATAGTTGTGTCCTTTGCAATGACATGCTCATAGGTTCTGTCGTGGTTTCCGTCCTTTACGGTCCATGCTGCACCCAGATTTTCAGATAAAAACTGTGTAAAAACTGGGTCAAATTTAGAATAACCAGTTCCAGTGTGCAATTTATATCCCCATATTGGATATCCATTGGAAAAGGGTACATAAACAGAATCGACAGTTGAGATCAGCAATGGTGGCGCACGATTTATATCATAATTGGAATAAGCATCTTTTTGATAAGTGGGAGAGATCGAGGAGGTAAAAGATTGATTCTTGTCGTCGGTGTAAGTCCAGTACGAACCTGGATAAGCAGGAAAATAGGACGAAGGTTTAATTGTATCGTATACGATAATTGGATCAACTGGAATAGTTGCGTTCAACTCCACCTTTGGTTCATCGCCCTCCTTCTTGCATGACACGAGTGTAAGCGCAAAAAGCAAAACAAAATAAATGATTTTTTTCATGGGTGTTTTTTTTAGATTGTTAAAGGAGATTTAACGAACTAAAGGTCTGGGTTCTGTCTATCAAATGTAATGAAAAAAACCGTGTAATTAGACTAAAATTTTTATTAGGTCGAAATCTCAATTTTAACCTTTTTGTTTTTAATACGCTCATCGCGAATTAAATTCACAGTCTTAACAATTTTATCGCTTTTAATGGCAGCGTAGGACGAGTGATCAAGCACTTCTATTTTTCCGAGTTCTTCTTTTTTTAGTCCGCCTTTTTGCAAAAGCATGCCAACAATATCCATTTTATTTACTTTGTCTTTTTTACCGGCAGAGATATAAAGTGTTTTCCAAACACTTGGCTTAGGTGCATTTATTTTTTTAAGAAGAATTTCGTCTTCTGGAACAATTTGAAGAAATGGTGGTAAATAATCTTCACCCTCCAACATAAAATACACAGTACCGCTGGCGTTCATACGTGCTGTTCTTCCATTACGGTGAATCATGGCGTCTTCGGTTAATGGCAATTGAAAATGAATGACAGCTTCAATCTCAGGGATATCAAGTCCTCGAGCGGCAAGGTCTGTTGAAATCAATAAATTAACGCTACCGTTTCTTAATTTTATTAAAGTTTTTTCACGGTCAATTTGTTCCAAACCGCCGTGATAGAAACCGTGAGCAACATTTAGCTTACTGAGTTCAAATGAGATTCTGTTTACTGCATCGCGGTGATTACAAAAAACAATGGTAGACTGCGCGTTTATTTTGCCTAACAATAATAGCAATGCGTTTAATTTTTCATCCACTTGCGAACGTACCTTTTTATAAAACACTTCGCCCTTACCCTGTTTTTCTTCAGTTGTAAAATTAAGTTCTTTTGGTTCTTTAATACCCACAAAGCTTGGTATTTCAGAAATTGCGGTAGCTGAGGTCAGAATGCGTTTTTTGGGATGTTGAATAGTTTTAATGATAAACGACATTTCATCTTGAAATCCTGCTTCGAGCGATTTATCAAATTCATCGAGGATTAAATAATCTGTTTTTGTTAAGAATAAACTTTTTTTGCGAATATGATGCGCAATACGACCTGGCGTTCCCACCAATACCGCCGGTGACTCGAGTAAATTATTGCGTTCAATTTGCACAGAATGGCCGCCATAACAGCAGGAGATTTTAAAACCAGTTGCCATTTGTTTAAACACGTGTTCTATTTGTTGTGCAAGTTCGCGTGTAGGAACAATTATAATTGCTTGAACGCCTGTTTTGTCCTTATCTAAAAGGTCTGCGAAGGGTAATAAAAATGCCAATGTTTTTCCAGAACCAGTTGGCGAAATTAAAACGACATCTTTAAAATTAGAAACGGCCTCCAAGGTCGCGTTTTGCATCACGTTTAGTTCGGTAATATTAAAATTGGAAAAGATTTTTGATTTATTCATGTGTGATGTATTCGGTTTAGAGCAAAAAAAGCATCTCCGAAGAGATGCAAATATAAGGTATTAAAGACGATGTGAGTGAAATCTCGGCTAATTCAGGGTGAAAAGGGTTTTATTTTGCTGCTGACGCCCAAGTTGTGGTAGGTAATTCTGGCGAAGATTGATCCATTGGAAACCTGTAATTTGAAGGTCTTTTTGTATGAAGTTGTTTTTTTATTGAAGCAGTATATTCTTTATTATAAGAAAAACAATCTTTCTCATAGTCAAAATGTACAATTGCGATAGGAAAATCAAGAGCGTCCGGGTTTAAACTTTTAAGAATAGCTTCATCAATAAGTGACGTTTCAAATTCAAATCGATAAATTCCGTTTACCTCAGTTAGAATCTCAGTATTTACACCTATAACTTTGCTTATATATCCAGTTTTAGAAATTCTTATTGCATAATATGCATCTTTATTTAGAATAAATTTGAATTTAGTTTTCCCTTCTTTTAATAACACAGTATCTATTTGATTATGTAGTCCAATAAGTTCAACAATACAGTCACCTTGCTGTTCATCGGCATTAATTATTTTTCCTTCTATTTTAAGGCAAGAGAGCGAATCTTTTTTACCGTTTCCTTTTTTGGATGCACTTGCTGTTAAAGTAAATAAACTGAAACAAATTAAAAGGTTAAGAGTTAAGAATAAATTTTTCATGATTTTTGTTTTTAGGGGTTATGAATTTAGTTTTTGGATTATTTTAATTTTATGATTTTTAGAAGATTCTTTGATTTTAGTGATTTCAATAAAATTTGAAGGTAAATCTATGTTTTCATCAACAGATGTTTTGTAAAGCAAATCGTAGCTGACAGATTCATCACCCTCCATCGACGGTAGATTGTCGTTAGTGTTTTCGATTACGGGAAAAGTTCTGGCTAGAAACACCGTGTATACTTTTTGTTTCGCGTCAATCGCATTATCTTTTGTTTTTTGTTGAGTCTGTATAAGTACTTTACAGTTTATACATGCCAAATGGTTTGATTGTGCAGAGATCTCTTTTTTATTTAATACTACAATAAAAAGGATACACGCCATTTTAAAGATTTTGGATTGGATCTGTTTTCCAAAAAATGTTTCTCGAAACAGATTGCTTAGTTTATTTAATATTGTAATCATTTTTTATGGTTTTCGGTTATTAAAAAAATAATTGGATGCAACAGATATTTAATACTGTTCCAAAAAGAACTATTGCTGTTTTTATCACTAACAATTCGCTTTTAGAGAGTTCTTTTAATTCTAAGTCAAAATTAACTGTATCTGAGTTTGTTGTTTTCATGGCATTTTGTTTTTAGTGTTTTAATCTGAATCAAAGGTAGGTTGGTTTTAAGCGACTATATTACCGTTCGCCTTTTACATGTTTCATATGTAAGATTATTATTGAATTTGTAACTTTGAATGAAACTACAAATGAGGTTTAAGTGTGGTAAATCCAATGTTTATGGGATTTTAACGCTTTTTTTTTAAAAAACACTTAATCATGAAATTTACTTTTTTAAAAGAATGTAAGGGATCAGAGTAATTATGGAAATAAAAAAAAGGAGGATGTTTGATTAAAAAGATATGAGTTTTGTTTTTTTATAGTCAACTAATTAAATATAATTTGGAGCAAATCACTGCGTCTGGGAACAGATATAAGTTAGGAACGTCCGAAAATAATGACGTTTTGTTTCGAAAAGTAATTTAGTGCTTGGCGCTGAATGTTAAAAAGGTTTAAAGTGAAATCAACTACTAGATTTTACAATGATTTAAATGTACTCCGTGAGGATTGGTATTAAAACTCTATTGTAAAAGTTGTTCCAATATTTACTTCGCTAGCTACAGAAATTTTTCCACCAAGAATTTCAACTTGAGTTTTTACCATGTACAATCCAATTCCTTTTCCTTCAATGTGTGTGTGAAATTTTTTGTAAAGCCCAAACAAAGTATGCCCATGTGTCACCAGATCAATGCCAAGACCATTGTCTTTAAATTCTAAAACAAGTTTATTATTGATTTTTTTGCTTTGGATATCTATACTAAGTGGTGTAGTGGGATTTCGGTACTTAATACTATTGGAGATGAGATTGAAAAAAATGCTGTAAATGTAACTTTTGATCGTAAAAAATTCGCTCACATCAAAATGAGTTGAAATAGTAATATTTTGATTTTGTAATTGGCTATTAATACTGGTTTTTATATTATTTGTCAATTCTAAAAAGTTCACCACTTCTTTCTTTTCGTTAATTTCTTTCCGAGTTTGAAGTATATAGTTAAGGTCAACTATCACCTCATCGAGTTTTTTTACAGACAAGGTTAATCCTTTCATACATTCTTCGAATGTTTTTTTATCCATTTCGGGTGAATTCTCGATTAAAGTAGAAAGGCCAAGTATGTTTGCGACTGGAGATCTTAAATTATGAGAGATAATATAGGCGAATTGTTCTAAGTCTTTATTATGTTGAACAATATCTGAGAGCATTTTATTCCTTTCAAATTCTATATTTTTTCTGTGTGTTATGTTTTCACTTGAAATAATAAGTCCTAATAACTTATTTGAGTCATCCGTAACTGCAAACATATTTACGTTGTACCAAGTTGTAGTTTCATCCTCCTGCTTAAAGCTTAACTCGTAACTTACTTTTTCTCCGCTTAGTGCTTTTTCAAATCTTTTACGAGTTCTATGTTTTTTTTCCTCCCCAACGTAATCTAAAAGGCTGTCACCTTCTTTCAGTTTAACTTTAAACTCGTTTGCATAGGTAATTACTGCTGCTGGATTAAAGGAAAGTACTTTGAATTTGGAGTCGGAAAGAACATAAGAAACGTTGGTATTGTCGAAAATAGTTCTAAGGTTGGCTTCAGATTTTTGAAGTAAATCTTCTGAAATTTTGCGTTCTGTTACATCCCGGTAATTAATTATTATCGCGTTTATTTCAGGGT
This region includes:
- the phaC gene encoding class III poly(R)-hydroxyalkanoic acid synthase subunit PhaC, with the protein product MDNKIVEEFTNMSSKLLKSYTTLNQIDEVDIASTPKTAVYNEDKLTLYRYDRDSDATFKTPVLIVYALVNTYKMLDLQPDRSYIKNLINAGMDVYLIDWGFPGKSDRYLSMDDYVNGYINNCVDFIRKKHRLESINILSICQGGTLSVIYSSLYPSKVKNLVTHVTPIDFSTNDGLLFRWSKDMDFDLLVDGNHGLIPGNFLNDGFDMLKPMMKVQKQQALTNVLDDKDKLLNFLRMEKWISESPDQAGECFRQFMKDLYQKNKLVKGELEVGGKKVNLKNLTSPLLNIFATEDHLVPPAATKPLNDLVGSTDKELYSFKGGHIGVFVGSKSQKELAPAVADWLKKRDK
- a CDS encoding DUF3820 family protein; the protein is MEGLNPQLLLDLVNTTMPFGKYKGTLYYRLPVSYLEWFARKGGFPPGKTGMLLSTLYEIKLNGLEFLLERIKKEQSLKR
- a CDS encoding class I SAM-dependent methyltransferase → MSSEPQQKFEYKDIDAEGLEILDVISSAAKFNRWLYQIVSPFCNGKILEIGSGVGNISDFFISDKKDIYLSDIRENYRSILSDKFKLDTNHVLDIDIAHTDFDKTYASLLSSFNSVFALNVVEHIKDDDLAIKNMLSLLKPGGQMTILVPAYQALYNDIDLSLEHFKRYNRTSLSKLMSKHAPIKKSFYFNATGILAWWISGRILKHKTIPAGEMRLYNTFVPVFKFIDKIVLKKMGLSVVCVIQKP
- a CDS encoding DEAD/DEAH box helicase, which codes for MNKSKIFSNFNITELNVMQNATLEAVSNFKDVVLISPTGSGKTLAFLLPFADLLDKDKTGVQAIIIVPTRELAQQIEHVFKQMATGFKISCCYGGHSVQIERNNLLESPAVLVGTPGRIAHHIRKKSLFLTKTDYLILDEFDKSLEAGFQDEMSFIIKTIQHPKKRILTSATAISEIPSFVGIKEPKELNFTTEEKQGKGEVFYKKVRSQVDEKLNALLLLLGKINAQSTIVFCNHRDAVNRISFELSKLNVAHGFYHGGLEQIDREKTLIKLRNGSVNLLISTDLAARGLDIPEIEAVIHFQLPLTEDAMIHRNGRTARMNASGTVYFMLEGEDYLPPFLQIVPEDEILLKKINAPKPSVWKTLYISAGKKDKVNKMDIVGMLLQKGGLKKEELGKIEVLDHSSYAAIKSDKIVKTVNLIRDERIKNKKVKIEIST
- a CDS encoding PAS domain-containing sensor histidine kinase, with protein sequence MMSTIKILHLENAISDSDKVKEFLKACKFKYYYKWITKIDDFENEFSDGSHLVIIADYVLLSLDPKKIFSLIQGSDFYIPLILTANNYSRDISVQMMNSGANNILFKDRFENLPLILENAVNRIFLETKTSDNHEKTLDREKKFQALLENISDSILLVDEKGIINYQSPSSERISGFSSNETLGASIFKFIHPSDLAAVTRDLKQTIEQPGVSIENSYRIQLKKGLFIWVESTFTNSLSDPEINAIIINYRDVTERKISEDLLQKSEANLRTIFDNTNVSYVLSDSKFKVLSFNPAAVITYANEFKVKLKEGDSLLDYVGEEKKHRTRKRFEKALSGEKVSYELSFKQEDETTTWYNVNMFAVTDDSNKLLGLIISSENITHRKNIEFERNKMLSDIVQHNKDLEQFAYIISHNLRSPVANILGLSTLIENSPEMDKKTFEECMKGLTLSVKKLDEVIVDLNYILQTRKEINEKKEVVNFLELTNNIKTSINSQLQNQNITISTHFDVSEFFTIKSYIYSIFFNLISNSIKYRNPTTPLSIDIQSKKINNKLVLEFKDNGLGIDLVTHGHTLFGLYKKFHTHIEGKGIGLYMVKTQVEILGGKISVASEVNIGTTFTIEF